The Sphingobacterium bambusae genome includes a window with the following:
- a CDS encoding SusC/RagA family TonB-linked outer membrane protein: MFNKPSQLRKSVLFFALLTAGLSQAQAQQEQVKGATQNESGEFLSGVSIKAVHGATGKSFATSSSDKGLFSFSNLPEGGPYQFIFSYVGFQPDTLAGYNVQAGKPLALSVKLLPLSTALEEVVIGYGRIARKDVTSSITTVKAEDMNVGVLSSPAQMLQGKVPGLTISTNNSNPNARPSVSLRGASTLRSGEAMEPYYVIDGVPGASLTLVAPDDIESIDVLRDASATAIYGSKAANGVIIVTTKRGKAGQSSISYNGYLALDNVAKRYQMMNGEQYRNFIDQNGFSMEPTDDLGADTDWQKEVERRGISTNHNVSLIGGTEKTQYSASLNTLQNNGVIKGTDMGRQIGRGFVQTKALEDKLTASFNVNTSITKQNDVLALGDGLSVYDAMYYYLPVSPIRQEDGSWFEKTDRSQYVNPVSLIEENTNFSKTKVIQAHAKVGYEILPSLTYNIDLSLQNRQYNNAQYYTSLSMAARNQNGKSIRASVEDERKVMEMNLSYDKTFFGRHKVSALTGYSWEENNNNDGFQLTTSDYYDDGLSYYNPGMANVVDLLGFGNYYLSTLRMISVYGRLNYAYDSKYLFQATVRRDGSSAFGANNRWATFPSVSAAWRLSEEAFVRDLGLFDDLKLRAGYGVSGNSLGFDVFTSRQVYGATSSFYTDAFGNDLRTLAALRNSNPDLRWERTGMLNLGIDFALLNNRLSGTVEFYDKNTTDLIYDYAVSTTKYLYGSLTANVGEINNKGVELTLNVVPVKSEHFEWTSGIVASHNKNVVTRITNQEFSTGYVDLADLGGAGQSNAFQQRLMEGAPIGQFYTWEWAGYNENGVSTFFVRDAQTGQRTGETTITPVNKDRTVTGSAQPKFTLGWNNNLRYKNFALTAMFQGVFGHQVMNATRARHSNVVGNAGQKNLLASVVDTERATDINAHYLSDRYLESGDYLRLANLSLSYNFRNLGKQFKNVRLYATMNNVFVLTNYKGIDPEIDLGGLTPGVDNRQTYPRTRTVMFGLNFNL; the protein is encoded by the coding sequence ATGTTTAACAAACCGTCTCAATTAAGAAAAAGCGTACTTTTCTTCGCTTTGCTCACGGCCGGCCTCTCGCAAGCGCAGGCACAACAGGAGCAGGTAAAAGGCGCCACGCAAAATGAATCCGGCGAATTTTTGTCGGGCGTAAGTATCAAGGCCGTGCATGGCGCTACGGGCAAAAGCTTTGCCACCAGCTCCAGCGATAAAGGGCTCTTCTCCTTCAGCAACCTACCCGAAGGTGGTCCCTACCAGTTTATCTTTAGCTATGTAGGCTTTCAGCCCGACACGCTCGCTGGCTACAACGTGCAAGCGGGCAAACCGTTGGCCTTAAGTGTTAAACTATTGCCTCTTAGCACCGCACTCGAAGAGGTTGTTATTGGTTATGGACGTATCGCAAGAAAAGATGTAACCAGTTCGATCACAACGGTGAAAGCAGAGGACATGAACGTAGGGGTATTATCTTCCCCTGCCCAAATGTTGCAAGGCAAAGTCCCCGGTTTGACCATTTCGACCAATAACAGTAATCCAAATGCACGTCCATCGGTTAGCCTTCGAGGGGCATCGACACTCCGCTCTGGAGAAGCGATGGAACCTTACTACGTTATCGATGGCGTTCCGGGAGCATCACTTACCTTGGTAGCACCAGATGACATCGAGAGCATTGACGTACTTCGTGATGCATCGGCCACAGCGATCTATGGATCAAAAGCGGCTAACGGTGTGATCATTGTTACCACGAAACGCGGTAAGGCTGGGCAATCCTCGATTTCTTACAATGGCTATTTAGCATTGGACAACGTCGCCAAGCGCTACCAAATGATGAATGGCGAACAATACCGCAATTTCATTGATCAAAACGGTTTTTCTATGGAACCGACGGATGATCTAGGAGCAGATACAGACTGGCAAAAGGAAGTAGAACGGCGGGGAATATCCACGAACCATAACGTGTCGCTGATCGGAGGAACAGAAAAGACGCAATACAGTGCAAGTTTAAATACATTGCAAAACAATGGTGTGATCAAAGGCACCGACATGGGACGCCAAATCGGACGTGGTTTTGTACAAACAAAAGCTTTGGAGGACAAGCTCACCGCTTCGTTCAATGTTAACACCAGCATAACCAAGCAAAATGATGTATTGGCGTTAGGCGATGGGCTCAGCGTATATGATGCGATGTACTATTACCTACCGGTTTCCCCTATTCGGCAAGAAGATGGCAGTTGGTTCGAAAAAACAGATCGCTCGCAATACGTCAATCCGGTATCGCTGATTGAAGAAAACACAAACTTTTCGAAAACCAAAGTCATCCAAGCACACGCAAAAGTTGGCTACGAAATTCTACCGAGCTTAACCTACAATATCGATCTGTCCTTACAAAACAGACAGTATAACAATGCACAGTACTACACGAGCCTTTCCATGGCAGCACGAAATCAAAACGGTAAATCGATTCGTGCATCAGTAGAAGACGAACGCAAGGTGATGGAGATGAACCTCAGCTACGACAAGACATTTTTTGGAAGACATAAAGTGTCTGCTCTAACTGGCTATTCATGGGAAGAAAACAATAATAACGACGGCTTTCAGCTGACTACTTCAGATTACTACGATGATGGGCTGAGCTACTACAATCCCGGAATGGCCAATGTTGTTGATCTTCTCGGCTTCGGCAATTACTACCTTTCCACGTTAAGGATGATATCCGTATACGGACGCCTAAATTATGCTTATGATAGTAAGTACCTCTTTCAAGCTACAGTAAGGCGTGATGGATCATCCGCCTTTGGCGCAAATAACCGATGGGCAACATTCCCATCAGTATCTGCTGCTTGGCGTTTATCGGAGGAAGCATTCGTACGTGATCTAGGTTTATTTGACGACCTTAAGTTGCGCGCTGGCTACGGCGTCAGTGGAAACTCATTGGGATTTGATGTGTTTACGTCACGCCAAGTATACGGCGCCACGTCTAGTTTCTATACCGATGCTTTTGGCAACGACCTCCGTACCTTAGCTGCACTTCGCAATTCGAATCCGGACTTACGTTGGGAACGGACAGGTATGTTGAACTTAGGTATTGACTTTGCCCTCCTGAACAATCGATTAAGCGGTACAGTAGAGTTTTACGACAAGAATACCACTGACCTGATTTACGACTATGCCGTTTCCACAACGAAATATCTCTACGGCTCCTTGACGGCCAACGTCGGTGAGATCAACAATAAAGGGGTCGAGCTTACCTTAAACGTCGTGCCGGTTAAATCTGAGCATTTTGAATGGACTAGCGGAATCGTCGCTTCGCACAACAAAAATGTAGTTACACGCATTACCAACCAAGAATTTTCTACTGGATACGTTGACCTTGCCGATCTAGGTGGCGCTGGACAAAGCAATGCTTTTCAACAGCGATTGATGGAAGGAGCTCCTATTGGGCAATTCTATACGTGGGAATGGGCCGGATACAATGAAAATGGTGTATCAACCTTCTTTGTTCGCGATGCACAAACAGGACAGCGTACAGGTGAAACCACCATCACGCCGGTCAACAAGGACAGAACAGTGACGGGAAGTGCACAGCCAAAGTTTACTTTGGGATGGAACAACAATCTCCGTTACAAAAATTTTGCATTGACAGCCATGTTTCAAGGTGTATTCGGACATCAGGTCATGAATGCCACTCGGGCAAGACATTCCAACGTTGTGGGTAATGCAGGACAAAAGAACTTATTGGCAAGTGTTGTCGATACCGAAAGAGCAACAGATATCAATGCTCACTATTTATCTGATCGCTATCTTGAAAGTGGTGACTATCTACGTCTGGCCAACTTAAGTCTCTCCTACAATTTCCGCAATCTCGGCAAGCAGTTTAAAAACGTTAGACTGTATGCAACGATGAACAACGTCTTCGTACTGACGAACTACAAAGGAATCGATCCCGAGATCGATCTAGGTGGCTTAACCCCAGGCGTTGATAACCGTCAAACCTACCCACGTACGAGAACTGTCATGTTCGGATTAAATTTCAACCTATAA
- a CDS encoding DUF6850 family outer membrane beta-barrel protein, producing the protein MRYLFLICTLFTGFYVHGQSPKTDSLLFTRNGEHRLDFLFRATTLMSDSARSNIGTASLFFDTEKRDYRTAQQAQHTNTVGMDARGISYLGGKMVVSGIFSYHKVWQDSLSYSLSGLEDNSLPTYYFVQKAGQFERQTYRANAHIGHELSQDWRVDAALDYTHHWATRSIDPRMDFYSMAWLFKPSLSYNLHIGKISLQPVYGKGTAQTDISYKHDPYNSGDQYPEYYYVNNYGYGSIDAQDSIPLRQYDRYLGLQSEGAIRLDRYELWWNIGYMLRNIESTHDSRHLDNYFVVQTFDLETFHMDFLLSQLGDNAGSLRLGLVHRSGVDGAYYNGQNYFLTQWEGSLSLSKTVQQASTWPKEFGIDLKMAYDERDDAASSHYAERVGLDIALPISIAKRWRSQRSVRWQVAPAIRIPLRNTLDIPVTQVNHFSTGIAYPEFYYYSVKSVNLQSRITFLTRSLWKNTPVGFFALGDFTKPFGFKGELYGNSLRYTGSNLRLRIGVNFYL; encoded by the coding sequence ATGCGGTATCTATTCCTTATCTGTACCTTATTTACTGGATTCTATGTGCACGGGCAGAGCCCAAAAACAGATAGTTTACTATTTACACGAAACGGAGAACATAGGCTTGACTTCCTCTTTCGCGCAACTACGCTAATGTCTGACAGTGCGCGAAGCAATATTGGGACAGCTAGTCTTTTCTTTGATACTGAAAAACGCGACTATCGGACGGCACAGCAGGCACAACATACCAATACAGTGGGTATGGATGCTCGAGGGATCAGTTACCTCGGTGGCAAGATGGTCGTTTCGGGTATTTTCAGTTACCATAAGGTTTGGCAAGATAGCTTGTCCTATAGCCTTTCTGGGCTTGAAGATAATAGCTTGCCCACGTACTACTTCGTCCAAAAGGCGGGTCAGTTTGAACGACAAACTTATCGAGCAAATGCGCACATTGGTCATGAGTTGAGCCAAGATTGGCGTGTAGACGCTGCATTAGATTATACGCACCATTGGGCTACACGATCAATAGATCCGCGGATGGATTTCTACAGCATGGCTTGGTTGTTTAAGCCAAGTCTTAGCTACAATCTGCATATAGGCAAAATTTCCTTGCAGCCTGTTTACGGTAAAGGAACTGCGCAAACCGATATATCCTATAAACATGATCCATACAACTCCGGCGATCAGTATCCTGAATATTATTATGTCAATAATTACGGCTATGGATCAATCGATGCACAAGACTCTATTCCACTACGGCAATATGACCGATACCTGGGATTGCAGTCGGAGGGAGCGATTCGCCTTGATCGTTATGAACTGTGGTGGAATATAGGATATATGCTAAGAAACATTGAAAGTACGCACGATTCTAGGCATCTGGACAATTACTTTGTAGTGCAAACGTTTGATCTCGAGACTTTTCATATGGATTTTCTGCTTTCGCAATTAGGCGATAATGCGGGCAGCTTGCGGTTGGGCTTGGTACATCGCTCCGGCGTGGATGGTGCGTACTACAATGGACAGAATTATTTTCTAACACAATGGGAGGGGAGTCTGTCGCTATCCAAAACGGTACAACAAGCGTCAACGTGGCCCAAAGAATTTGGGATAGATTTAAAAATGGCTTACGATGAGCGCGATGATGCGGCTTCCAGTCACTATGCGGAGAGAGTAGGGCTTGATATTGCCTTACCTATTTCTATTGCAAAACGATGGAGAAGCCAAAGAAGTGTTCGGTGGCAGGTTGCACCCGCCATACGTATTCCCTTACGAAATACCCTGGATATCCCTGTGACACAGGTTAATCATTTTTCAACGGGAATTGCTTACCCTGAGTTTTATTACTATTCTGTGAAATCGGTAAATTTGCAATCTCGAATTACATTCTTAACGAGGTCTCTTTGGAAAAATACACCTGTAGGATTTTTTGCCTTGGGTGATTTTACCAAGCCTTTTGGCTTCAAAGGCGAGCTTTACGGTAATAGCCTGCGTTATACGGGTAGTAACTTACGCCTACGGATTGGCGTCAATTTTTATTTGTAG
- a CDS encoding cytochrome-c peroxidase, which yields MRKCVVLLLIAFVILLSSFFTNRDQQLRALYERPVAAWPKPDIDSGVRWQEFSALPKVDSNYFELMESPQVVLGKYLFFDPILSGSNQISCSSCHNPQTSWADKLTVPVGNDHLEGTRNTPSLLNVYAKTTLFWDGRATSLEEQALSPIEAHHEMNMKLTALVPKLKAIAGYRELFEKAYGDPDFSMPEIMQALGAFQRTLKSRRSRFDEFLDGNYSSLSDQELRGMHLFRTKARCMNCHNGKFFTDDEFHNIGLTYYKRKYQDLGRYEFTKNPVDVGKFRTPSLRDVMNTDPWMHNGLFWNMTGLLNMYNSGMQMNSATPEQKAADPLYPVTDPLMRKLNLSKAEIQDLEAFLHAITATKYRMHRPEKLPR from the coding sequence ATGAGAAAATGTGTTGTTTTACTGTTGATAGCTTTTGTAATACTGCTATCATCTTTTTTCACTAATCGAGATCAGCAACTTAGAGCGCTGTACGAACGTCCGGTAGCAGCTTGGCCGAAACCCGACATCGATTCCGGAGTACGTTGGCAGGAATTCAGTGCTCTGCCAAAAGTAGATAGCAATTATTTCGAACTAATGGAGTCGCCGCAAGTGGTATTGGGTAAATATCTTTTCTTTGACCCAATTTTGTCAGGGTCGAATCAAATATCTTGCAGCTCATGCCATAATCCACAAACATCTTGGGCCGATAAACTGACCGTACCCGTGGGCAACGATCATTTAGAAGGAACGCGCAATACACCATCCCTGTTGAATGTGTATGCTAAAACTACACTGTTTTGGGACGGCCGAGCAACTTCCTTGGAAGAGCAGGCTTTATCGCCCATAGAAGCACATCATGAAATGAACATGAAGCTCACTGCCCTTGTTCCCAAATTGAAGGCTATAGCGGGCTACCGTGAGCTTTTCGAAAAAGCGTATGGGGATCCTGACTTTTCTATGCCCGAAATCATGCAGGCTTTGGGAGCATTCCAGCGTACGCTAAAAAGTCGGCGTAGTCGATTCGATGAATTTTTGGACGGGAATTACAGTAGTCTTTCTGATCAAGAGCTACGTGGTATGCACCTGTTTCGTACCAAAGCGCGTTGTATGAATTGCCATAATGGTAAATTTTTTACTGACGATGAATTTCACAATATTGGATTAACTTACTACAAAAGGAAATATCAGGATTTAGGACGTTATGAGTTCACCAAGAATCCCGTAGATGTCGGCAAGTTTCGCACACCCTCTCTGCGCGACGTTATGAACACAGATCCCTGGATGCATAATGGCCTCTTTTGGAACATGACGGGACTGCTAAATATGTATAACAGCGGTATGCAGATGAATTCGGCGACGCCCGAGCAAAAGGCTGCTGATCCGTTGTATCCAGTTACCGATCCGCTTATGCGTAAGTTAAATCTCAGTAAAGCAGAAATCCAAGACTTAGAAGCTTTCCTCCATGCTATAACTGCCACCAAATACCGAATGCATAGACCGGAGAAGTTACCACGATAA
- a CDS encoding DUF4876 domain-containing protein, with amino-acid sequence MNSKFLLLMTMVVALLASCQKSDDNRVQPVSFNLTVNAKEGEFSFPVNNASVKITNKASGTSYTAVAETEGRALFSSLVPGSYDLTVTLVVPAATYTQITGIVTEEDVTFNGSMEGLNLQQDTDQSIDLVVGRVGGWLFKQIYYAGSNTTRGASFRDVFFEIYNNSNTVMYADSLYFGQAEGKNNNSSNDYVLANFQYDWSKSLNISTSAGLNANTDYIYANSILMIPSDGSGKKYPVEPGTSIIIAANAVDHTASYPLADGSPLPITDPTLTVDLSKADFETYLASYLGGTPYRFDIDNTNVPNVEVIYFVSGNDMVLDANGRDAFFLFKVDASAARVNDLPNVAIPTVREITATTNLFKQIPVSYIEDAVEVQNPVDGSRVPKRLPTVLDAVRTHVPGGRYSSQSIVRKTLKTVNGRRILKDTNNSSEDFGVLLKADASKSASSFID; translated from the coding sequence ATGAATAGCAAATTTTTATTATTGATGACCATGGTCGTTGCTTTATTAGCATCTTGCCAGAAATCCGATGACAATCGTGTACAACCTGTATCGTTTAATTTGACCGTGAATGCCAAGGAAGGGGAATTTTCTTTTCCTGTCAATAATGCGAGCGTCAAAATAACAAATAAAGCCAGCGGAACAAGTTATACAGCTGTTGCCGAAACCGAAGGAAGAGCACTATTTTCCAGTTTAGTTCCTGGTAGCTACGACTTAACGGTGACCTTGGTTGTACCCGCAGCAACTTATACGCAGATCACAGGAATCGTTACGGAGGAAGATGTGACATTTAATGGTTCGATGGAGGGACTAAACCTTCAGCAGGATACTGATCAATCCATAGATTTAGTCGTCGGTCGTGTAGGCGGTTGGCTATTCAAGCAAATCTACTACGCCGGATCAAATACCACACGTGGAGCCAGCTTCCGTGACGTATTCTTTGAGATCTATAATAATTCTAACACGGTGATGTATGCCGATAGTCTCTACTTCGGGCAGGCTGAAGGTAAGAACAATAACAGCAGCAACGATTATGTGTTGGCCAACTTCCAGTACGACTGGAGTAAGTCACTCAATATTTCAACATCGGCTGGCCTTAATGCTAATACGGATTATATTTATGCCAATAGTATCTTGATGATTCCTAGCGATGGTAGTGGGAAAAAATATCCTGTTGAGCCAGGTACAAGTATCATCATAGCAGCTAATGCCGTAGATCATACCGCTAGTTACCCATTGGCGGATGGTTCGCCTTTGCCGATTACTGATCCTACACTGACGGTAGATTTATCAAAAGCCGACTTCGAAACGTATTTGGCGAGCTACCTCGGAGGGACTCCTTACAGGTTCGATATTGATAATACAAATGTGCCCAATGTAGAGGTTATCTATTTTGTTTCTGGAAACGATATGGTGTTGGATGCAAATGGCAGAGACGCTTTTTTCCTGTTTAAGGTAGATGCTAGTGCTGCACGTGTTAACGATTTACCCAACGTCGCGATCCCTACTGTTCGCGAAATTACGGCAACAACGAATCTGTTCAAGCAAATTCCAGTAAGCTACATTGAAGATGCCGTGGAAGTTCAAAATCCAGTTGATGGATCCCGTGTGCCCAAACGGTTGCCTACGGTATTGGATGCCGTACGCACTCATGTCCCAGGCGGTCGTTATTCAAGCCAATCAATTGTGCGCAAAACATTAAAGACGGTCAACGGAAGACGTATCTTGAAGGATACCAACAATTCTAGCGAAGATTTTGGTGTGCTATTGAAGGCTGATGCAAGCAAATCGGCTTCATCTTTTATTGATTAA
- a CDS encoding purple acid phosphatase family protein encodes MKRRDFMKSTLGTALGAGLSAVPMALAASSRPTMIESEDLNSRASLKDEYDLHFVAIGDWGRNGADHQVQVAQQMGKWTANHPNDFIISTGDNFYPSGVISEHDPLWHYSFENVYTDFSLQWDWYPILGNHDYKSDPDAQVRYSAISRRWKMPARYYSKTFKLREQGEVLMAFIDTNPLIPEFYKNSEYGPHVAGQQPEKQLAWLDKLLTDSSAQWKIVVGHHPIYTAGPRTENYDTLAVRKVLEPILQKHEIPVYLSGHEHSMQHLKVSDKSFQQFISGSGSEVTPVKKGLAYSRFEASSYGFMYFAINKTQLSVQCIDHEGSVVYQTIVPKK; translated from the coding sequence ATGAAAAGAAGAGATTTTATGAAAAGCACCCTAGGCACAGCCTTGGGTGCTGGTTTATCCGCTGTACCAATGGCTCTCGCAGCATCCTCGCGGCCAACGATGATCGAAAGTGAAGACCTGAACAGCCGAGCATCCCTAAAAGATGAATATGATCTACATTTTGTCGCTATAGGCGACTGGGGACGTAATGGTGCCGACCACCAAGTGCAAGTGGCGCAGCAAATGGGTAAATGGACGGCAAACCATCCCAATGATTTTATCATATCCACCGGCGACAATTTTTACCCATCAGGGGTGATTAGCGAGCACGATCCACTTTGGCATTATTCCTTTGAAAACGTTTATACCGACTTTTCCTTGCAATGGGACTGGTATCCGATCCTCGGCAACCACGACTATAAATCAGATCCCGATGCGCAAGTGCGGTATAGTGCCATCAGTCGTCGTTGGAAAATGCCAGCGCGATACTATAGCAAAACCTTTAAGCTAAGAGAACAAGGCGAAGTGTTGATGGCCTTTATCGACACCAATCCGCTTATTCCTGAATTTTACAAAAACAGCGAGTACGGCCCTCATGTGGCGGGACAACAGCCCGAGAAACAACTAGCCTGGCTCGACAAGCTTTTGACCGATTCTAGTGCGCAATGGAAAATTGTAGTAGGCCACCACCCTATCTATACGGCAGGACCACGCACGGAGAACTATGATACCCTTGCTGTACGGAAAGTATTAGAGCCTATTTTGCAGAAACACGAAATCCCGGTTTACCTTTCCGGCCACGAGCATTCCATGCAGCATCTGAAGGTTAGCGACAAGTCGTTTCAACAGTTTATCTCCGGCAGTGGCTCGGAGGTGACACCTGTAAAAAAGGGCTTGGCCTACAGCCGCTTTGAGGCATCGAGCTATGGCTTTATGTACTTTGCCATCAACAAGACGCAGCTTAGCGTGCAGTGCATAGATCATGAAGGATCGGTCGTCTACCAAACGATTGTTCCAAAAAAATAA
- a CDS encoding glutathione peroxidase — protein sequence MSTSETSPFYDLSARTPAGKELSMIDFKGKVLLVVNTATRCGLAPQFDGLERLHQQYKDQGLVILGFPCDQFAGQEPERNEDMEQFCKVNHGVTFQLTEKCDVNGAHTHPIFAYLKKELGGLFGRRIKWNFTKFVVDKQGRPVKRFAPISKPEAMESLIQKLLAKG from the coding sequence ATGAGTACATCTGAAACATCTCCATTTTACGATTTGTCTGCCCGCACTCCTGCAGGGAAGGAGCTTTCCATGATTGATTTCAAGGGCAAGGTGCTGCTTGTGGTCAACACGGCTACACGTTGTGGACTTGCGCCGCAGTTTGATGGGCTTGAGCGGCTTCATCAACAGTATAAGGATCAGGGGTTGGTGATCTTGGGCTTTCCCTGCGACCAGTTTGCGGGGCAAGAGCCAGAGCGGAATGAAGACATGGAGCAGTTTTGTAAGGTGAACCATGGCGTTACCTTTCAGCTAACGGAGAAGTGCGACGTGAATGGTGCCCATACGCATCCAATCTTCGCTTATTTAAAAAAGGAATTGGGCGGTCTGTTTGGACGCCGCATCAAGTGGAATTTTACGAAGTTTGTCGTCGATAAGCAGGGGCGACCTGTAAAACGCTTTGCACCGATCAGCAAGCCAGAGGCAATGGAATCTTTAATTCAGAAACTACTAGCGAAAGGATAA
- a CDS encoding SRPBCC family protein, whose protein sequence is MQTIRLQTFIKAKAELVFDLSRDIDLHKQSAVGTNETAVAGKTEGLLALGETVTWRANHFGLFHRLTVQITEMERPLRFTDVMLKGPFKSMQHQHLFSDVDDGTWMYDVFSFEAPFGYLGRFVELLFLSSYMTAFLKKRNEILKAVAESMALSSDDQNYPNK, encoded by the coding sequence ATGCAAACCATCCGCCTGCAAACGTTTATAAAGGCAAAGGCAGAACTTGTGTTCGACCTTTCTCGTGATATCGATTTGCATAAGCAGTCTGCTGTGGGAACAAACGAGACCGCTGTTGCTGGAAAAACCGAAGGGTTGCTTGCACTTGGCGAGACGGTTACTTGGCGAGCTAATCATTTTGGTCTGTTTCATCGGCTCACCGTTCAGATAACGGAGATGGAAAGACCGCTGCGGTTTACCGATGTGATGCTCAAGGGGCCATTTAAGTCCATGCAGCATCAGCATCTTTTTTCAGACGTAGATGACGGCACTTGGATGTACGATGTATTTTCCTTCGAAGCTCCTTTTGGTTACTTAGGGCGTTTTGTCGAGCTGTTGTTTTTAAGCAGCTATATGACAGCATTCTTAAAAAAGAGAAATGAGATTTTAAAAGCGGTTGCAGAATCAATGGCATTATCTTCTGACGACCAGAATTATCCAAATAAATGA
- a CDS encoding RagB/SusD family nutrient uptake outer membrane protein: MKSTIFLRLLAASILAGTVASCTDLDVDIKSQYTEFPNTERAAEAISADVYAAYRGAIGYNHWMVQTLSSDEAVSLALGTDYYDGGRFRELHVHNWTPDNAILPGMWNAAMTGINLSNNVLTIFGDDESEKSAPMRAMRAYFYFILMDNFGAAPLITGKVDRIPNRTSRAEICSFIESELLAVRERLPAEVSTATYGKATRFMADALLAKLYLNWSVYNTEDVASYTPSMTNEKLNQVIAMCDDVIASGQFNLTSHKFLEKFRPDNGPQIKDFIFAMPFDREKQQGMTYARYWIHRSGQNQFAALPQSVGGTLRVLPAFLAKFNLAGDERNNAYMGGLQYYWADYAPDLSRPFLIRTSKKGIDQDYNGSDADVTFNWQMETTKDITLRPDGAATLNAGNDQKGRSMGYRSVKFYMDVNVTAANQRSQSNDVPIFRYADVLLMKAEAILRGGTASNGETARSLINQIRSYVNAPLLTTEPTLADLLDERAREFADESWRRNDLIRFGKFEEDWGFKSLYPAGTSERFRRIFPIPRDVMNVNTNWTQNRGY; this comes from the coding sequence ATGAAATCAACAATATTTCTTCGACTACTCGCTGCGTCCATTTTGGCTGGTACAGTCGCTTCATGTACCGACTTGGACGTGGATATCAAGTCTCAATACACCGAATTCCCAAACACCGAACGCGCAGCTGAGGCTATTTCTGCTGATGTATATGCCGCATATCGGGGGGCAATAGGCTACAACCATTGGATGGTACAAACATTATCTTCTGACGAAGCCGTCAGCCTAGCCCTTGGGACAGACTATTACGACGGCGGGCGATTCCGTGAACTACATGTGCACAACTGGACACCAGACAACGCCATTTTACCGGGCATGTGGAACGCCGCCATGACGGGCATAAACCTTTCAAACAATGTATTGACCATTTTTGGCGATGATGAGAGCGAAAAATCAGCTCCGATGCGTGCCATGCGCGCCTACTTTTACTTTATATTAATGGATAATTTCGGTGCGGCTCCGCTTATTACGGGCAAGGTAGATCGTATACCGAACAGAACGTCGAGGGCGGAAATCTGTAGCTTCATTGAATCAGAGCTTCTAGCCGTTAGAGAGCGTCTTCCTGCAGAGGTGTCAACAGCAACCTATGGTAAGGCCACACGCTTTATGGCCGATGCATTACTGGCAAAGCTCTATCTGAATTGGTCTGTTTACAACACAGAAGATGTAGCTAGCTATACGCCCTCAATGACTAACGAAAAATTGAATCAAGTGATTGCGATGTGTGATGATGTGATCGCGTCTGGACAGTTCAATCTAACAAGTCATAAATTTTTAGAGAAATTCCGCCCAGATAATGGTCCACAAATTAAGGATTTTATTTTTGCCATGCCATTTGACCGCGAAAAGCAACAGGGAATGACTTACGCCCGGTATTGGATACACCGCAGCGGGCAAAATCAATTTGCAGCACTGCCACAAAGTGTGGGCGGAACCTTGCGCGTGTTACCTGCATTTCTTGCCAAGTTCAATCTTGCAGGAGACGAGCGCAATAATGCCTATATGGGTGGACTGCAATATTATTGGGCGGACTATGCTCCGGATCTAAGTCGCCCTTTTCTTATCCGTACTTCTAAAAAGGGAATAGATCAGGACTATAATGGTAGTGATGCAGATGTTACTTTTAATTGGCAAATGGAAACAACCAAAGATATTACCCTACGGCCAGATGGAGCAGCAACACTCAATGCTGGGAACGACCAAAAAGGACGTTCTATGGGTTACCGCTCGGTAAAATTCTATATGGATGTTAATGTCACTGCGGCCAACCAACGTAGTCAAAGCAACGATGTACCTATTTTCAGATATGCAGATGTACTGCTGATGAAAGCGGAAGCCATCCTCCGCGGAGGAACAGCTAGTAATGGCGAAACTGCAAGGTCACTTATCAATCAAATCCGCAGTTACGTGAATGCGCCTTTGTTAACAACAGAGCCGACACTTGCCGATCTTTTGGACGAGCGTGCCCGCGAATTTGCTGATGAATCTTGGCGCAGGAATGATTTAATTCGGTTTGGCAAGTTTGAAGAAGACTGGGGGTTTAAATCCCTCTATCCTGCGGGAACTTCCGAGCGCTTCCGGAGAATCTTCCCTATCCCTCGAGATGTGATGAATGTCAACACGAACTGGACTCAAAACAGGGGCTACTAA